In a genomic window of Pseudomonas oryzihabitans:
- the ftsL gene encoding cell division protein FtsL, with translation MSRLFVKKLPMGSSVMLVLFAGVLLSAVAVAYSAHWNRQLLNTLYGEMAIRDKAQAEYGRLLLEQSTWTAHSRVEALASGQLQMRIPDPSEIRMVNP, from the coding sequence ATGAGCCGCCTGTTCGTGAAGAAACTGCCAATGGGCAGCAGCGTCATGCTGGTGCTCTTCGCGGGCGTACTGCTTTCGGCGGTGGCGGTGGCCTACAGTGCCCATTGGAATCGCCAACTGCTCAACACCCTCTATGGCGAGATGGCCATCCGCGATAAGGCCCAGGCCGAGTACGGCCGTCTGCTGCTGGAGCAGAGCACCTGGACCGCCCATAGTCGTGTCGAAGCCCTGGCCAGCGGCCAGTTGCAGATGCGCATTCCCGATCCGTCCGAAATCCGGATGGTCAATCCGTGA
- a CDS encoding BON domain-containing protein, which produces MKKAPLLALLALSFVVAGCSNVVTASRDKPIDDNRGTRTLGSTVDDALIETKAAVNIAKASPGLADSHIVVVSYNGVVLIAGQVPRADLKPLAEQAVRSVQRVKTVHDELQVTANSSMLARSNDAWLTTRIKTQMFADEDIPGSRIKVVTENGIVYLLGLVTQQEAAHAVQLIQSVSGVQRIVKLFEYIN; this is translated from the coding sequence ATGAAGAAAGCTCCTCTGCTCGCCCTGCTGGCGCTGTCCTTCGTCGTGGCCGGCTGCAGCAACGTGGTCACCGCCAGCCGCGACAAGCCCATCGACGACAACCGTGGCACCCGTACCCTGGGCAGCACCGTCGACGATGCCCTGATCGAGACCAAGGCCGCGGTCAACATCGCCAAGGCCAGTCCGGGTCTGGCCGACTCGCACATCGTGGTGGTGAGCTACAACGGCGTGGTGCTGATCGCCGGCCAGGTCCCCCGTGCCGATCTCAAGCCGCTGGCTGAGCAGGCGGTCCGCAGCGTGCAGCGGGTCAAGACCGTGCACGATGAATTGCAGGTCACCGCCAATTCCTCAATGCTGGCGCGCAGCAACGACGCCTGGCTGACCACCCGCATCAAGACGCAGATGTTCGCCGACGAGGACATCCCCGGTTCGCGTATCAAGGTGGTGACGGAGAACGGCATCGTCTATCTGTTGGGCCTGGTGACCCAGCAGGAAGCCGCACATGCCGTGCAGTTGATTCAGAGCGTCTCGGGCGTCCAGCGCATCGTGAAGCTGTTCGAATACATCAACTGA
- a CDS encoding peptidoglycan D,D-transpeptidase FtsI family protein yields MVATIVWRIVDLHVIDRAFLKGQGDARSVRTIPIPAHRGLITDRNGEPLAVSTPVTTLWINPKELIGAEDRWAILADAVGQPRAELTKRIEQNASKEFLYLARGLTPEQGEAVMAQVKAHKIPGVYDIEEFRRFYPAGEVAAHVVGFTDIDDQGREGIELAFNEWLAGVPGRRQVVKDRRGRLIRDVQVAKNAKPGNTLALSIDLRLQYLAARELRNALTQFEAEAGSLTIVDVKTGEVLAMVNMPTYNPNNRRSLEPAAMRNRAMIDVMEPGSVMKPISMTAALASGRWKPTDKVNVYPGSLQIGRYTIKDVSHSDGVLDLTGILIKSSNVGMSKIAFDVGGENIYNAMRAVGLGQDTGLGFPGERVGNLPNHRNWRPAETATLSYGYGLAVTAVQLAHAYSVLANDGRSVPLSMVRLDKAPASDQVVDARVAKTLQGMLQQVVEAPGGAFRAQVPGYHVAGKSGTARKTSTGTRGYAENSYRSLFAGFGPTSNPRLVAVVVIDRPSKGGYYGGVVSAPVFSRVMSGALRLMNIQPDNLQPLPVQQQQAQAVAKTLLVGERDR; encoded by the coding sequence ATGGTCGCTACCATCGTTTGGCGCATCGTCGACCTGCACGTGATCGACCGGGCTTTCCTCAAGGGACAGGGCGATGCGCGCAGCGTGCGCACCATTCCGATTCCGGCCCACCGTGGCCTGATCACCGATCGCAACGGCGAGCCGCTGGCGGTGAGCACGCCGGTCACTACCCTGTGGATCAATCCCAAGGAGCTGATCGGCGCCGAAGATCGCTGGGCGATCCTGGCCGATGCCGTTGGCCAGCCCCGGGCCGAATTGACCAAGCGTATCGAGCAGAATGCCAGCAAGGAATTCCTCTACCTCGCTCGCGGCCTGACCCCCGAGCAGGGTGAGGCAGTGATGGCGCAGGTCAAGGCGCACAAGATCCCCGGTGTCTACGACATCGAGGAATTTCGCCGTTTCTACCCGGCCGGCGAGGTAGCCGCCCACGTGGTCGGCTTCACCGACATCGACGACCAGGGTCGCGAAGGCATCGAACTGGCCTTCAACGAATGGCTGGCGGGTGTGCCGGGTCGTCGCCAGGTGGTCAAGGATCGCCGCGGTCGCCTGATCCGCGACGTCCAGGTCGCCAAGAACGCCAAGCCGGGCAACACCCTGGCGCTGTCCATCGACCTGCGTCTGCAATATCTCGCTGCCCGTGAACTGCGCAACGCCCTGACCCAGTTCGAAGCCGAGGCGGGCAGCCTGACCATCGTCGACGTCAAGACCGGTGAGGTACTGGCGATGGTCAACATGCCCACCTACAACCCCAACAATCGGCGCAGTCTCGAACCGGCCGCCATGCGCAACCGGGCGATGATCGACGTCATGGAGCCCGGCTCGGTGATGAAGCCGATCTCCATGACCGCCGCCCTGGCCAGCGGTCGCTGGAAGCCCACCGACAAGGTCAATGTCTACCCCGGCTCGCTGCAGATCGGGCGCTACACCATCAAGGACGTCTCCCACAGCGATGGTGTCCTGGACCTGACCGGTATCCTCATCAAGTCCAGTAACGTCGGCATGAGCAAGATCGCCTTCGACGTCGGTGGCGAGAACATCTACAACGCCATGCGCGCCGTGGGTCTGGGCCAGGATACCGGCCTGGGCTTCCCCGGCGAGCGCGTCGGCAACCTGCCCAACCATCGCAACTGGCGTCCGGCCGAAACAGCCACCCTGTCCTACGGCTACGGCCTGGCGGTGACTGCCGTGCAACTGGCCCATGCCTATTCGGTGCTGGCCAACGACGGTCGCTCGGTACCCCTGTCGATGGTGCGCCTGGACAAGGCGCCGGCTAGCGATCAAGTGGTGGACGCACGCGTTGCCAAGACCCTGCAGGGCATGCTGCAACAAGTGGTGGAAGCCCCCGGCGGTGCCTTCCGCGCCCAGGTGCCCGGCTATCACGTCGCCGGCAAGAGCGGTACCGCGCGCAAGACCAGCACCGGTACCCGCGGCTACGCCGAGAACTCCTATCGCTCGTTGTTCGCCGGCTTCGGCCCCACCAGCAATCCGCGCCTGGTCGCGGTGGTGGTGATCGATCGTCCGAGCAAGGGCGGCTACTACGGTGGTGTGGTCTCGGCGCCGGTGTTCAGCCGGGTCATGTCCGGTGCCCTGCGCCTGATGAACATCCAGCCGGACAATCTCCAGCCGCTGCCGGTGCAACAGCAGCAGGCTCAGGCCGTCGCCAAGACCTTGCTGGTCGGGGAGCGTGATCGATGA
- the rsmI gene encoding 16S rRNA (cytidine(1402)-2'-O)-methyltransferase has protein sequence MISPGTLYVVATPIGNLDDITARALKVLRDVALIAAEDTRHSARLLRHFGIETPLVACHDHNERDAGGRFIARLQAGDDVALISDAGTPLISDPGFHLVRAARAEGIRVSPVPGACALIAALSAAGLPSDRFSFEGFLPAKAVGRQGRLAALREDPRTLIFYEAPHRLEECVADMVTTFGPDRHLVLGRELTKTFETLRGLPAGELLAWIREDLDQQRGECVLLVAGWAAPEDAEVDAETLRILDLLLAELPVKRAAALAAQITGARKNLLYQLALERKAE, from the coding sequence ATGATTTCGCCGGGTACTCTTTATGTGGTTGCCACCCCCATCGGCAACCTGGACGACATCACCGCCCGAGCCCTCAAGGTCTTGCGCGACGTGGCGCTGATCGCCGCCGAAGACACCCGCCATTCGGCGCGCCTGCTGCGACATTTCGGCATCGAAACACCGCTGGTGGCCTGCCATGATCATAACGAGCGCGATGCCGGCGGGCGCTTCATCGCGCGGCTGCAGGCCGGGGACGATGTCGCCCTGATCTCCGACGCGGGTACGCCGCTGATCTCGGATCCGGGCTTTCATCTGGTACGCGCGGCCCGTGCCGAGGGGATCAGGGTCTCACCGGTGCCGGGCGCCTGCGCCCTGATCGCGGCACTCTCCGCGGCCGGTCTGCCCTCCGACCGTTTCAGCTTCGAAGGTTTCCTGCCGGCCAAGGCGGTGGGTCGCCAGGGGCGGCTGGCCGCGCTGCGCGAAGATCCACGTACCCTCATCTTCTATGAAGCACCCCACCGTCTCGAAGAGTGCGTCGCCGACATGGTGACCACCTTCGGCCCCGACCGGCACCTCGTGCTCGGCCGCGAGCTGACCAAGACCTTCGAGACCTTGCGTGGCCTGCCCGCCGGGGAACTGCTCGCCTGGATTCGCGAAGACCTGGATCAGCAGCGTGGCGAATGCGTGCTGCTGGTGGCTGGCTGGGCGGCCCCCGAGGACGCCGAGGTCGATGCCGAAACGCTGCGCATCCTGGATCTGCTGCTGGCCGAGCTGCCGGTCAAGCGCGCCGCGGCCCTGGCCGCGCAGATCACCGGCGCGCGCAAGAACCTGCTCTACCAACTGGCGCTGGAACGCAAGGCCGAGTGA
- a CDS encoding phosphoheptose isomerase, which yields MDTHARIQKLFRDSIETKRQAMEVLIPHIDLASQVMVAALLNEGKILTCGNGGSAGDAQHFSSELLNRFERERPSLPALALTTDTSTLTSIANDYSYNEVFSKQIRALGQPGDILLAISTSGNSANVIQAIQAAHDREMTVVALTGRDGGGMASLLLPEDVEIRVPSKVTARIQEVHLLVIHCLCDQIDQQLFGSEE from the coding sequence ATGGACACCCACGCCCGCATCCAGAAACTCTTCCGGGACAGCATCGAAACCAAGCGTCAGGCCATGGAAGTCCTGATTCCTCATATCGATCTGGCCAGCCAAGTCATGGTTGCGGCCCTGCTCAACGAAGGCAAGATCCTCACCTGCGGCAATGGCGGCTCCGCCGGCGACGCCCAGCACTTCTCCTCCGAACTGCTGAATCGCTTCGAGCGCGAACGCCCCAGCCTGCCGGCCTTGGCCCTCACCACCGATACCTCGACGCTGACCTCCATCGCCAACGACTACAGCTACAACGAGGTGTTTTCCAAGCAGATTCGCGCTCTGGGCCAACCCGGCGACATCCTCTTGGCCATCTCCACCAGCGGCAATTCGGCCAACGTGATCCAGGCGATTCAGGCCGCTCACGACCGTGAGATGACCGTGGTCGCCCTCACCGGCCGCGACGGTGGCGGCATGGCTTCGCTGCTGCTGCCCGAAGACGTCGAGATCCGCGTACCCTCCAAGGTCACCGCCCGCATCCAGGAAGTGCACCTCTTGGTGATCCACTGCCTGTGCGACCAGATCGATCAGCAACTGTTTGGAAGCGAAGAATGA
- a CDS encoding DUF2171 domain-containing protein — MVDATQIKEHAEVVGSDGEHVGTVDHLEGADRIKLTKRDQDAQGKHHYIPLSWVQSVEGTQVRLVKTRDEAEREWQAA; from the coding sequence ATGGTAGATGCAACCCAGATCAAAGAGCATGCGGAAGTCGTAGGTTCGGACGGCGAACACGTAGGCACCGTCGACCACCTGGAAGGCGCCGATCGCATCAAGCTGACCAAGCGCGACCAGGATGCCCAGGGCAAGCATCATTACATTCCGCTGAGCTGGGTGCAGTCGGTGGAAGGCACCCAGGTGCGCCTGGTCAAGACGCGCGATGAAGCCGAGCGCGAGTGGCAGGCTGCCTGA
- a CDS encoding penicillin-binding protein activator yields MKFRLRPLLCATAFALLAACSSAPVTNSLGELPQPSQASIEQLLNQAGGSQSEQANLLRLTAADKAYAQQNSREARQILGMINLQGLKPAQQIFAQTLLAQLDLLDKQPAQALKRFNDASFAQLGELPAQQQIRSGLTKAEALAANDQPLAAAQERVFIGPLLQGEAAHQNRERIWQLVSSLPDAQLRQNVKDADLNGWLALAAVTRGNLALDQQLAAIEEWQKQHPGHPAAQQLPDDLERLKTLAREPLNRVALLLPMQGQLAGVSRALQDGFMAARYEALAAGQPAPAVTLYDSTQIGSLDNFYRQAQAAGIQLVVGPLEKNLVKQLGDRPQLPINTLALNYGDGQGAQPPQLFQFGLAAEDEARDAARRAWADGKRSAGALVPQGDWGTRVLAAFQDEWQKLGGRLVAAERIGQPVEIANRISSLLQMRQGMDFIFLAATPAQARQINPILAYQNARDLPVYATSNLNSGVNEPGVNQDLNGIMFCETPWLLDSSNPLRAKITAQWPQAATSIGRLYAMGADAYLLALHLQQLKALPNSELPGLSGDLSVAADQRVVRDLPWAVFRNGVAQPLPASSASLPAASIPPSLSTP; encoded by the coding sequence ATGAAGTTCCGCCTGCGCCCGCTGCTCTGCGCCACCGCCTTCGCCCTGCTCGCCGCGTGCAGCAGTGCCCCCGTCACCAACTCCCTCGGCGAGCTGCCCCAGCCCAGCCAGGCCAGTATCGAGCAACTGTTGAACCAGGCCGGTGGCAGCCAATCCGAACAGGCCAACCTGCTGCGCCTGACCGCAGCCGACAAGGCCTATGCACAGCAGAACAGCCGCGAGGCGCGGCAGATTCTGGGCATGATCAACCTGCAAGGCCTCAAGCCGGCGCAGCAGATCTTTGCCCAGACGTTGCTGGCCCAGCTCGACCTGCTGGACAAGCAACCCGCCCAGGCGCTCAAGCGCTTCAATGATGCGAGCTTCGCCCAACTGGGCGAGTTGCCGGCGCAACAGCAGATCCGTAGCGGCCTGACCAAGGCCGAGGCCCTGGCGGCCAACGACCAGCCGCTCGCCGCCGCCCAGGAGCGCGTCTTCATCGGCCCCTTGCTACAGGGCGAGGCAGCCCACCAAAACCGCGAGCGGATCTGGCAACTGGTGAGTAGCCTGCCGGACGCCCAGCTCCGGCAGAACGTCAAGGATGCCGATCTCAACGGCTGGCTGGCCCTGGCCGCCGTGACGCGCGGCAACCTGGCACTGGACCAGCAACTGGCCGCCATCGAAGAGTGGCAGAAGCAGCATCCCGGTCACCCTGCCGCGCAGCAACTGCCCGACGACCTGGAGCGCCTGAAGACCCTGGCGCGGGAGCCACTCAACCGCGTGGCGCTGTTGCTACCCATGCAAGGCCAGCTCGCCGGAGTGTCCCGCGCCCTGCAGGACGGCTTCATGGCCGCCCGCTACGAAGCCCTGGCCGCCGGCCAGCCCGCCCCTGCCGTGACGCTGTACGACAGCACCCAGATCGGCAGCCTGGACAACTTCTACCGCCAAGCCCAGGCGGCAGGCATCCAACTGGTGGTCGGCCCGCTGGAAAAGAACCTGGTCAAGCAATTGGGCGACCGTCCTCAACTGCCTATCAATACCCTTGCCCTGAACTATGGCGACGGCCAGGGCGCTCAGCCGCCACAGCTGTTCCAGTTCGGCCTGGCCGCCGAGGATGAAGCCCGCGACGCCGCGCGCCGTGCCTGGGCCGATGGCAAGCGCAGCGCGGGCGCCCTGGTGCCCCAGGGCGACTGGGGCACCCGCGTGCTGGCCGCCTTTCAGGACGAATGGCAGAAGCTGGGTGGCCGCCTGGTAGCTGCCGAGCGGATCGGCCAGCCGGTCGAGATCGCCAATCGCATCAGTAGCCTGCTGCAGATGCGCCAGGGCATGGACTTCATCTTCCTCGCGGCGACCCCGGCACAGGCGCGCCAGATCAACCCTATCCTGGCCTACCAGAACGCCCGCGACCTGCCGGTGTATGCCACCTCCAACCTCAATAGCGGGGTCAACGAACCCGGGGTGAATCAGGACCTGAACGGCATCATGTTCTGCGAAACGCCCTGGCTGCTCGATTCCAGCAATCCGTTGCGCGCCAAGATCACCGCCCAATGGCCGCAAGCCGCTACCAGTATCGGCCGGCTCTACGCCATGGGCGCCGACGCCTATCTGCTGGCGCTGCATCTGCAGCAACTCAAGGCCCTGCCCAACTCCGAGCTGCCGGGGCTGTCGGGCGACCTGAGCGTCGCCGCCGACCAGCGCGTGGTCCGGGATCTGCCCTGGGCGGTATTCCGCAATGGCGTGGCCCAGCCGCTGCCAGCCAGTAGCGCCTCGTTGCCGGCTGCCAGCATCCCGCCGTCGCTCAGCACGCCGTGA
- the mraZ gene encoding division/cell wall cluster transcriptional repressor MraZ, whose product MFRGANAISLDAKGRAAMPSRYRDELMERCAGQLIVTIDAVDPCLCVYPLPEWEIIESKLRQLPSLREETRRLQRLLIGNAVDLELDGSGRFLVPPRLRDYAKLDRRVMLVGQLNKFQLWDEDAWSAVCDADLQAIKEPGGMPDEMRDLIL is encoded by the coding sequence TTGTTCCGGGGAGCGAACGCCATCAGTCTCGACGCCAAGGGGCGCGCCGCGATGCCGAGCCGGTATCGCGACGAGCTCATGGAGCGTTGTGCCGGCCAGCTCATCGTGACGATCGATGCCGTCGATCCCTGCCTCTGCGTCTATCCGCTTCCTGAGTGGGAAATCATTGAAAGCAAGCTGCGGCAGTTGCCCTCGCTACGTGAGGAAACTCGCCGCTTGCAGCGTTTGCTGATCGGTAATGCGGTGGATCTGGAACTCGACGGCAGTGGTCGTTTCCTGGTTCCGCCGCGCCTGCGTGACTACGCCAAGCTGGACCGGCGCGTGATGCTGGTCGGGCAGCTCAACAAGTTCCAGTTATGGGATGAGGACGCCTGGAGCGCCGTGTGCGATGCGGATCTCCAGGCAATTAAGGAACCCGGCGGTATGCCGGATGAAATGCGCGATTTGATCCTGTGA
- a CDS encoding sulfite oxidase-like oxidoreductase has product MSDEPSKLTRAKERWAQEGRFLTGHSARPESERLPPGQHRVSNWPVLDLGVRPEVSRERWQLAVTGAVRQTLRWNWATFAARATTHAVSDMHCVTTWSRYDNHWMGLPVSELLDEVQPREEATHVLLHSYDGYITNLPLADFAAPGAMLVHSWEGQPLTAEHGGPVRALIPHLYLWKSAKWLRRIDFRVGDTPGFWEMRGYHDRGDPWQEQRYSEDA; this is encoded by the coding sequence ATGAGCGACGAACCGAGCAAACTGACCCGCGCCAAGGAGCGCTGGGCCCAGGAGGGACGCTTCCTGACCGGCCATAGCGCCCGCCCGGAAAGCGAACGCCTGCCGCCCGGCCAACATCGCGTCAGCAACTGGCCGGTACTGGACCTGGGCGTACGACCGGAAGTCAGCCGTGAACGCTGGCAGCTAGCGGTGACCGGCGCGGTCCGCCAGACGCTGCGCTGGAACTGGGCAACCTTCGCGGCGCGGGCGACCACGCACGCGGTCAGCGACATGCACTGCGTCACCACCTGGTCGCGCTACGACAATCACTGGATGGGTTTGCCGGTCAGCGAATTACTGGACGAGGTGCAGCCGCGCGAGGAGGCGACCCATGTACTGCTGCACAGCTACGACGGCTACATCACCAACCTGCCCCTGGCCGATTTCGCCGCGCCCGGGGCCATGCTGGTGCACAGCTGGGAAGGCCAGCCGCTGACCGCCGAGCACGGCGGCCCGGTCCGGGCACTGATCCCGCATCTCTATCTGTGGAAAAGCGCCAAGTGGCTAAGACGCATCGACTTCCGGGTGGGCGATACGCCAGGCTTCTGGGAAATGCGTGGCTACCACGACCGTGGCGACCCCTGGCAGGAACAACGCTACTCCGAGGACGCCTGA
- the osmE gene encoding osmotically-inducible lipoprotein OsmE: MNKKIAVATALLAGTVLGGCASVKNTTDYAVGRVEFRDQPLVKQVEKGMSKSEVLRIGGTPSSTYTRKYRPGTCNNYVLNKDGKEQVYSIGFDSMNRVDSKDFETCESADRA, translated from the coding sequence ATGAACAAGAAGATTGCAGTCGCGACCGCCCTGTTGGCTGGCACCGTCCTGGGGGGCTGCGCCTCGGTGAAGAACACCACCGACTACGCCGTGGGTCGCGTCGAATTTCGCGACCAGCCGCTGGTGAAGCAGGTGGAAAAAGGCATGTCCAAGTCCGAGGTCCTGCGTATTGGCGGCACCCCGTCCAGTACCTACACTCGCAAGTATCGTCCGGGCACCTGCAACAACTATGTGCTCAACAAGGATGGCAAGGAGCAGGTCTACTCGATCGGCTTCGACAGCATGAACCGCGTCGACAGCAAGGATTTCGAAACCTGCGAAAGCGCCGACCGCGCCTGA
- a CDS encoding N-acetylmuramoyl-L-alanine amidase produces MNRRRLLNLILAGMTLPVGLPVFAARQQLKDARAWQDAEKLRLVFDLTGPVRYKTFTLVAPDRIIIDLADTQAPAMLNHLALQGSPVRAVRSARYGAQDTRVVLELAHPVEMESFILGPGEGAASRLVLDLKRAGAPTVAARQPVDPEPPLEVKRGKGLATGRDIVVVVDAGHGGKDPGALSARGDREKDIALIVAQNLARRINLQKGFKAKLVRNDDFFVPLRKRVEVARSYNADMFVSVHADAAPRRTAYGASVYALSERGATSTTARFLADSENNVDLIGANEILKGRDPMLAGVLLDMSMNATISSSLDLGHKVLGQLSNITSLHQKRVEQAGFAVLKSPDIPSILVETGFISNDRDCRRLLDSRHQKQLADSIFAGLHGYFQERPPLGSYLASLKNNQGVT; encoded by the coding sequence ATGAATCGCCGTCGTCTGCTCAATCTGATCCTGGCTGGCATGACCTTGCCCGTCGGGTTACCGGTATTTGCCGCCCGGCAACAACTCAAGGACGCCCGGGCCTGGCAGGACGCTGAAAAGCTCCGCCTGGTCTTCGACCTCACTGGCCCGGTCCGCTACAAGACCTTCACCCTGGTCGCACCGGATCGCATCATTATCGATCTCGCCGATACCCAGGCGCCGGCGATGCTCAATCACCTGGCCCTGCAAGGTTCGCCGGTACGGGCCGTGCGCAGCGCGCGCTACGGCGCTCAGGACACCCGCGTGGTGCTCGAACTGGCCCATCCGGTGGAGATGGAAAGCTTCATCCTCGGCCCCGGTGAAGGGGCGGCCAGCCGCCTGGTACTCGACCTCAAGCGCGCCGGTGCGCCTACCGTGGCAGCACGCCAGCCCGTCGACCCCGAACCGCCGCTGGAAGTGAAGCGCGGCAAGGGCCTGGCCACCGGGCGCGATATCGTGGTGGTGGTCGACGCCGGCCATGGTGGCAAGGATCCTGGTGCCTTGAGCGCTCGCGGTGACCGGGAAAAGGACATCGCCCTGATCGTGGCCCAGAACCTGGCGCGGCGCATCAACCTGCAGAAGGGCTTCAAGGCCAAGTTGGTGCGCAACGACGACTTCTTCGTGCCGCTGCGCAAGCGCGTCGAGGTCGCACGCAGCTACAACGCCGATATGTTCGTCTCGGTACACGCCGATGCCGCGCCGCGGCGCACGGCCTATGGTGCCTCGGTCTATGCCCTGTCCGAGCGGGGAGCGACCTCCACCACGGCGCGCTTCCTGGCCGACAGCGAGAACAACGTCGATCTGATCGGAGCCAACGAGATCCTCAAGGGGCGCGATCCCATGCTCGCCGGGGTGCTGCTGGACATGTCGATGAACGCCACCATCTCCTCCAGCCTGGATCTGGGCCACAAGGTGCTGGGGCAGCTTTCGAACATCACCAGCCTGCACCAGAAACGGGTGGAGCAGGCTGGCTTCGCCGTACTCAAATCGCCGGACATCCCCTCGATTCTGGTCGAGACGGGCTTCATCTCCAATGATCGCGACTGCCGTCGGCTGCTCGACAGCCGTCATCAGAAGCAATTGGCCGACTCGATCTTCGCCGGGTTGCACGGCTACTTCCAGGAGCGGCCGCCGCTGGGCAGCTACCTGGCCAGCCTGAAGAACAACCAAGGAGTGACATGA
- the rsmH gene encoding 16S rRNA (cytosine(1402)-N(4))-methyltransferase RsmH, whose protein sequence is MNPVFHHVSVLLDEAVQALAIQPAGRYLDGTFGRGGHSRAVLRLLGGEGRLLGFDKDPQAIAAGQALAAEDSRFEIVQRSFAELGDELVSRGWAGQVDGVLLDLGVSSPQLDDPERGFSFMQDGPLDMRMDPSRGQSAAAWIATAAEADIAQVFKEFGEERFAKRMARAVVQRREVQPFERTADLAKVLTEANPAWEKGKHPATRAFQGLRIYINRELSDLEQGLQAAYEQLAVGGRLVVISFHSLEDRIVKQFMRRLAKGEADQLPRDLPIRAIPFEPSLRLLGKPVYASEGELAANPRARSAVMRVAEKLK, encoded by the coding sequence ATGAACCCAGTCTTCCACCACGTCTCCGTTCTGCTGGACGAGGCCGTACAGGCGTTAGCGATCCAGCCTGCCGGTCGTTATCTGGACGGCACCTTCGGCCGCGGCGGGCACAGCCGGGCCGTGTTGCGCCTGCTGGGTGGGGAAGGGCGGCTGCTGGGTTTCGACAAGGACCCCCAGGCGATCGCCGCGGGCCAGGCCCTGGCTGCCGAGGATTCCCGCTTCGAGATCGTCCAGCGCAGCTTCGCCGAACTCGGTGACGAACTGGTCAGTCGCGGCTGGGCCGGTCAGGTCGATGGCGTACTGCTGGATCTGGGTGTGTCCTCACCGCAGCTCGACGACCCCGAACGGGGCTTCAGCTTCATGCAGGACGGCCCGCTGGACATGCGCATGGACCCGAGTCGGGGCCAGAGCGCCGCTGCCTGGATCGCCACGGCCGCCGAGGCCGACATCGCCCAGGTATTCAAGGAATTCGGCGAAGAGCGCTTCGCCAAGCGCATGGCCCGCGCCGTGGTGCAGCGCCGTGAGGTGCAACCCTTCGAGCGCACCGCCGACCTGGCCAAGGTGCTCACCGAGGCCAATCCGGCTTGGGAAAAAGGCAAACATCCCGCCACCCGTGCCTTCCAGGGCCTGCGCATCTATATCAATCGTGAATTGAGCGACCTGGAACAGGGCCTGCAGGCTGCCTACGAGCAGTTGGCGGTCGGCGGCCGCCTGGTGGTGATCAGCTTCCACTCCCTCGAAGATCGCATCGTCAAACAGTTCATGCGCCGGCTGGCCAAGGGCGAAGCCGATCAGCTGCCACGCGACCTGCCCATCCGCGCCATCCCGTTCGAGCCCTCGTTGCGCCTGCTCGGCAAGCCCGTCTATGCCAGCGAAGGTGAACTGGCCGCCAATCCCCGTGCCCGCAGCGCCGTCATGCGCGTTGCCGAGAAACTGAAATGA
- a CDS encoding YraN family protein, translating into MKQAAHLQRGKDGEDRALQFLQTRGLRLITRNWRWRGGELDLVMLDGDTVVFVEVRARRHAAWGGAAESIDARKRQRLVNSAALFLQSEARWAKRPCRFDVIAIGPGADASPQALEWITQAFEA; encoded by the coding sequence GTGAAACAGGCGGCGCACCTCCAGCGCGGCAAGGACGGCGAAGACCGCGCCCTGCAGTTCCTGCAGACGCGCGGCCTGCGCCTGATCACCCGCAACTGGCGCTGGCGCGGTGGCGAGCTCGATCTGGTCATGCTCGACGGCGATACAGTAGTATTCGTCGAGGTACGCGCCCGTCGGCATGCCGCCTGGGGTGGCGCCGCGGAGAGCATAGATGCCCGCAAGCGGCAGCGTCTGGTCAACAGCGCAGCCCTCTTTCTGCAATCCGAAGCGCGCTGGGCCAAGCGGCCCTGTCGTTTCGACGTGATCGCGATCGGCCCCGGGGCCGACGCCTCCCCTCAGGCACTCGAATGGATCACCCAAGCCTTCGAGGCCTGA